A region from the Bradyrhizobium erythrophlei genome encodes:
- a CDS encoding enoyl-CoA hydratase-related protein, which produces MPVVRIDINKDAPAERVRVVSQAVYAAMIEIANVPISDKFQVVTRHSADEIIYPDEGYLGIQYSPDLIIIQVTWVGGRTTDVKKQFYQRIADEIHAKAGIRKEDVWINLVDDGREDWSFGKGEMQYAPKTAVPSLNDKGRMADIPLSPQAKITVERRGEIVLIGVNRPQIYNRFDPDAFFRLAKAYYDFDNDPSLRAAVFFGHGENFSRGIDVDAFVPLAKTGKPFAMKEGMLDPFARSQQLSKPLIAVVHGDTWNMAHELHLVADIRVASADVRFGQDENTHGRFPGGGATIRFLRETGWGNAMRYMLTGDHWGAEEAYRMGVIQEIAPNPAKALEAGIGLARKIAASGPLGIKTTLESAHLSIDESEAAAFGKLNEQFGGLFRTEDFIEGRKAEAEGRQPVYRGK; this is translated from the coding sequence GTGCCAGTCGTCAGAATCGACATCAACAAGGACGCGCCCGCCGAGCGCGTTCGAGTCGTCAGCCAAGCCGTCTACGCCGCCATGATCGAAATTGCGAATGTACCGATCAGCGACAAGTTTCAGGTAGTGACCCGTCACAGCGCGGACGAGATTATCTATCCGGACGAAGGCTATCTTGGCATCCAATACTCGCCGGACCTCATTATCATCCAGGTGACCTGGGTCGGCGGCCGCACGACCGACGTCAAGAAGCAGTTCTACCAGCGCATTGCCGACGAAATTCACGCGAAGGCCGGTATCCGCAAAGAGGATGTCTGGATCAACTTGGTGGACGATGGGCGCGAGGATTGGTCGTTCGGCAAGGGCGAGATGCAGTACGCACCGAAGACGGCCGTTCCAAGTCTCAACGACAAAGGCCGCATGGCCGACATTCCGCTCTCCCCCCAAGCTAAGATCACCGTCGAGCGGCGCGGCGAGATCGTCCTGATCGGAGTCAATCGACCACAGATCTACAACAGGTTTGACCCGGACGCCTTTTTCAGACTGGCAAAGGCGTACTACGACTTCGACAACGACCCTAGTCTACGGGCGGCGGTGTTCTTCGGACACGGCGAGAACTTCTCCCGCGGCATCGACGTTGACGCCTTCGTGCCCTTGGCCAAAACCGGCAAGCCGTTCGCGATGAAGGAGGGCATGCTCGATCCCTTCGCGAGGAGCCAGCAGCTCAGCAAACCCCTGATCGCGGTTGTCCACGGGGATACTTGGAATATGGCCCACGAACTGCACTTGGTGGCCGACATCCGGGTGGCCAGCGCTGATGTGCGGTTTGGCCAAGACGAAAACACGCACGGACGGTTTCCTGGTGGCGGCGCGACGATCCGATTTCTCCGGGAAACCGGATGGGGAAACGCCATGCGCTACATGCTGACCGGCGACCACTGGGGTGCCGAAGAGGCCTATCGGATGGGCGTTATCCAGGAGATCGCTCCCAACCCGGCCAAGGCGCTGGAAGCAGGGATCGGACTGGCCCGAAAAATCGCCGCCTCCGGGCCGCTCGGCATTAAGACTACGTTGGAGTCCGCGCACCTCTCGATCGATGAGTCTGAAGCGGCGGCGTTTGGCAAGCTCAATGAGCAATTTGGCGGGCTCTTCCGCACCGAGGACTTCATTGAGGGCCGCAAGGCTGAGGCGGAGGGACGCCAGCCCGTCTACCGAGGCAAGTAG
- a CDS encoding sensor histidine kinase — protein sequence MQELSHRINNELASAINAISLAAARSGSSDVKAVLANVSERLHSYADVLRTLQVPEHQTYIDAAQYLRQLCLSISRSKLESNNIRLVLAVRPLSMSSERCWRLGLIVYELVTNSARHAFNGTEGEVWVELWPAGHFVECRVSDNGTTRQRIQHGRGLTIVQQLVRCLNGRLEQSFGPQGSSSILVFPFQALRFRRSF from the coding sequence ATGCAGGAATTGTCGCATCGGATTAACAATGAATTGGCATCTGCGATCAACGCCATTTCGCTTGCAGCGGCCCGCTCCGGCAGCAGCGACGTCAAAGCCGTTCTCGCTAACGTTAGCGAACGTCTGCATAGCTACGCCGATGTCCTTCGAACCCTTCAGGTGCCTGAACATCAAACGTATATCGATGCAGCCCAATATCTCAGACAATTGTGCCTTTCCATTAGCCGATCAAAGTTGGAATCGAACAATATACGGCTCGTTCTCGCCGTCCGTCCGCTGTCGATGTCATCCGAGCGGTGCTGGCGGCTTGGATTGATCGTATACGAACTCGTCACCAATTCCGCCCGGCACGCATTCAATGGAACAGAAGGCGAGGTGTGGGTAGAGTTGTGGCCCGCAGGCCATTTTGTCGAGTGCCGGGTGTCGGACAATGGAACGACTCGGCAAAGGATCCAGCATGGACGTGGCCTGACCATTGTTCAGCAACTGGTGAGATGTCTCAATGGAAGACTTGAGCAGAGCTTTGGACCACAGGGGTCAAGCTCCATCCTTGTGTTCCCATTCCAAGCACTGAGATTTCGAAGGTCGTTT
- a CDS encoding sensor histidine kinase: MAVDKAIARIDHAISIVTALLRIRDIERTRRTDGFSDIGLADLVDEIGELYEPFAEEKQLTFRVRKESELIVRGDRDLLFEAIANLVDNAIKYTPESGRVDLCLTSRGRDGFVRVADTGPGVREDERDLVVQRFYRSDRSRHIKGLGLGLSLVAAIVKLHGFRFNILPGPGFVAEIVIGATSISGAAGATRGTSIG; this comes from the coding sequence ATGGCCGTTGACAAAGCCATCGCGCGCATCGATCACGCGATCTCGATCGTTACCGCGCTTTTGCGCATTCGCGACATCGAGCGGACTCGACGCACGGATGGGTTCAGCGACATTGGGCTGGCCGACCTGGTGGACGAGATCGGGGAACTTTACGAGCCGTTCGCCGAGGAGAAGCAGCTCACATTCAGGGTGAGAAAGGAATCGGAGCTGATTGTGCGCGGTGATCGCGACCTTCTTTTCGAGGCGATTGCCAATCTCGTCGACAATGCCATCAAGTACACACCGGAAAGCGGGCGTGTTGACCTTTGTCTCACAAGCCGCGGCAGAGACGGCTTCGTGCGAGTGGCCGACACCGGTCCGGGCGTGCGTGAAGACGAGCGCGATCTGGTCGTGCAGCGATTCTACCGATCAGATCGAAGTCGCCATATCAAGGGCTTGGGGCTGGGTCTGAGCCTGGTCGCGGCGATCGTCAAACTGCACGGTTTTCGCTTCAATATCCTTCCCGGGCCAGGTTTTGTGGCAGAGATAGTAATCGGGGCAACTTCAATCAGCGGCGCTGCCGGTGCTACCAGAGGGACCTCTATCGGTTGA
- a CDS encoding cupin domain-containing protein → MQNQSRKTLTHVSVYVAALAALLTSSALAQPVADKTQTTGGSESIASLPDLNTTSAGEPLHYLSTPEPVVSSDVLTVPPGGVSRWMIHPVPAYLYVLQGDLTLEFVDGKRQTFHTGQAFLQSQTKWHRGRNEGQIPLRFLAVFLGSKGTPVILHPPAGALVAEQPVSSR, encoded by the coding sequence ATGCAAAATCAGTCAAGGAAAACTCTCACCCATGTATCCGTCTACGTAGCGGCGCTCGCCGCACTGCTTACATCATCAGCGCTCGCGCAACCTGTCGCTGATAAGACGCAAACAACGGGCGGATCCGAATCCATCGCGAGCCTGCCAGATCTCAACACCACTTCGGCTGGCGAGCCACTACATTATCTCAGTACGCCCGAGCCTGTGGTTTCGTCGGATGTCCTGACGGTTCCTCCAGGAGGCGTTTCGCGTTGGATGATTCATCCAGTTCCTGCCTATCTCTATGTTCTTCAAGGCGACCTTACGCTTGAGTTCGTCGATGGCAAGCGGCAGACGTTCCATACGGGCCAAGCGTTCCTGCAGTCGCAAACGAAATGGCACCGCGGACGAAACGAGGGGCAAATACCGCTTCGCTTTCTTGCGGTATTTTTGGGCTCAAAGGGGACACCGGTCATCCTTCATCCGCCGGCTGGCGCCTTGGTTGCAGAACAACCGGTTTCTTCGCGCTGA